From Fusobacterium varium:
AAATTTATCTTAAAACTTTTCCAGATACACATAATATTTTTATAGATTTTTTAGCAGAATATGGAATATTAGGTATCTTTATTACTTTCTTTTTGGGAATAATAATACCAATAGGCATATGCAGACAATATTTTATTACTAAAAATAATGAAATTTTACAAATTTTGGTATCTTTAATTTCTTTTTTAGTTTCTGGAATGTCTTGGAGTTTATGGACAAGACATAATGAAGGAATACCATATTTTATAGTATTACTATGGTTTTTTTGCATTATTCAACATCAAAATAAGAAGTATTAAATTTTAGAAAAATAATATTAAAAAAATAAAGATATGTTTTATTAAATAATAATATAGTCTAAATATGTTTAAGAATTAAAGAAGAAAAACGAATAAAATTATAGTTAAATTAAAAAGAGATCATATTTTATATATGATTTCTTTTTTTATTCTTTAAAACACATATATAACATATTTATACTATAAAAAAAACTTAGAATATGTTGTCAAACAATAAATATAAGCTAAATAAAAAATATTTTAAATTTTTATAAAAAAATAAAAAATCTATTTTTAAAACTTTTTAATTTTAAAGAATACTATAGTAATTTTTTTAGTTTTCATATTTTTATTTGCAGCATAATGTTATGGAAAAAAATAAAATAATGATGTATAATTTATTTTGAAAACTATAATTTTGCGCTTAAAAAGTTAAAATAAAATAAAAAATGAAAATAAATTAAAAAAATAAAAAATGTTACAGAAAATTCTTGGGAGGATTTTATTATGGAGAAAAAAAAAATAAGTATCATAGGGATAACATATGTAGCTTTGTTATTTATAGTGTATGAAATGATGCTTAGAATAACTGGATTTAGCATTAATACCGCTGTTTATGGTTTATTTGCTATTTTAGTTTTTTTCTATTCTATAACAGGAAATCTAAGTTTTAGTGAAGAAGAGGTTAATTATAATACTGTTTTTATTAATAGTTTCATATTTGGGATATTTTTTATGTTTTATAAAACTCTTACGATTTTTACAGTATTTATTGTATTTTCACTTTTTCAGTTATTTATTTATAGATTAATAATGAAATTTAAAGAAAAGAATAAAAATGGTACTCCTAGAATAATAAATGAAAGAAGTCTTATAAAATTTTGTATAGATTCTTTGGGAATAATTTTAGGAATGATAGGAGCTTTCATGTCAAAGTATGGTCTAGCATGGGAGGAGAAATTAGAATCAGAATATATATTTACATATTTAGGAATATTTTTGATTGGATACTTTTATACAAGAATGAACGACAAAAGTTGGAGTTATACAAATATATTAGATGTTTTAAACCTTATTTGTTTAAATAGTATATCAACAATTGTTTTTTTGGTAATCATATATGCAAGAATAATTGATGACTATCCAGTCTTTACAGTATTAGTTTCACTAATACTTTCAATTTCATTTCAATTGTTTTGTAGATATTTATTTAGATTAAAGAGATTTTATAAAAGTAAAAATAGAGAATTGATACCAGAAGAAAGGGTTTTAGTGTATGGTGCAGGAGAAGCAGGAGTAATATTGGCTCAGGAATCAATGACAAATCCTATTTTTCCATATCATATAGTTGGATTTTTAGATGATGATCCAAAGAAAAAAGATACATACATATATAATATAAAAGTTTTAGGGAATAGGGAAAATTTAGAAGAAGTAATTAAAAAAGAAAAGGTATCAGAGGTTCTTTTAGCATTACCATCTCTTCACAGTTCAGATATGAGAAATATTGTAGATAGAATTAAATCAGTTGGAAATGTAGAAATAAAAACTGTTCCAACTATAGCAGAAATATTGGAAAATAGAGAACTAGCTTCCCAGCTAAGAAAAGTAAAAATTGAAGATTTGCTTGGAAGAGATGAAATAGTAATAAATGATGGAAATATTAGGAATTTGATTGAAGGAAAGGTTATTTTTGTAACTGGTGGAGCAGGAAGTATTGGTTCTGAACTTTCAAGACAAATAGCTAAATATTCTCCTAAACAGTTGATAAACATAGATATTAATGAGAATTCAATATATTTTCTTGAACTTGAAATGAAAAGAAGATATCCAAATCTTGAATTAATCTCAGAGATATGTAATGTGAGAGAGAAAGAAAAACTTGAAATACTTTTTAAAAAATATAGACCAAACATAGTATTTCATGCAGCAGCACATAAGCATGTACCTTTGATGGAACATAATCCAGAGGAAGCTGTAAAGAATAATATATTTGGAACTAAAAATGTAGCTGAATGTGCTGATAAATATAGAGTTGAAAAAATGGTTCTTATCTCAACAGATAAAGCAGTAAATCCAACAAATGTAATGGGAGCAAGTAAAAGGGCTTGTGAGCTTGTAATTCAACATATGAATAAAATTTCTAAAAATACAAAATATATGGCAGTAAGATTTGGAAATGTATTGGGAAGTAATGGATCAGTTATTCCAATATTTAGAAAGTTATTAGAAGAAGGTAAAAATCTTACTCTAACTCATAAAGATATAACAAGATATTTTATGACAATACCAGAAGCAGCGCAGTTGGTAATAGAAGCAGGTTCATTAGGAAATGGAGGAGAGATATTTATTCTTGACATGGGAAAACCAGTGAAAATTTATGATCTTGCACAAACAATGATAAAACTTTCAAACTCAAATGTAGGAATAGATATAGTAGGACTTAGACCAGGAGAAAAGCTTTTTGAAGAACTTCTTTATGATGTTAATTCTGCAATTAAGACAGAAAACAAGAAGATTTTTATAACAAAAATAGAAGATGGAGAAGTAGATATAACACAGTTTTTTGAAAGTTTATGGAGAGCTGGGCAACATGCAGATGGAGATGAAATTAAAAGTATAATGAAAAAACTAGTTGTTTCATATAAAGAAGTAAGTTATTTGTAATGGGGGAAAGTAGAGAATGTTTTTAAAGAGAGTATTTGATATATTAGTATCATTTTTAGGAATAATATTCTTTTTGCCTTTAATGATACTAACAGGATTAATTATAAAGTTTACTTCATCAGGTCCTGTATTTTTTAAGCAGAAGAGATTGACAATAGGAATGAAGGAATTTACTATTTATAAATTTAGAAGCATGAGAACAGACTTTGATAGAGATGCTAAGGGGATACAGGTAAAAGGAAGCAGCAGCGCAATAACACCTTTTGGAAAATTTATCAGAAAGACTAAGATAGATGAACTTCCACAATTATTTAATATCTTTATCGGAGATATGAGCTTTATAGGACCAAGACCAGAACTTCCAAGAAGATTAAAATATTATTCTGAAAGAGATAAAGGTATTTTTAAAGTAAGAAGTGGAATATCATCTCCAGCTAGCATAGTGTTTTCTGATGAGGAGTATCTAATGAATCAGGTTTTAGATCCAGAAAAATTCTATATAGAGCAAATAATGCCATATAAGATAGAGCTTAATCTGTATTATGTAGAAAACAGAACCTTTTGGAATGATATTTATCTGATAATAGCTACTTTTTTAAAGATAATAAATAAAGCAAAAATTCAATGGATAGTAAAAGATGAAATACTTTTAAATAAAAAGAATGAAGTAATAGAAAAAATAGGAGTTGAGTATTAATGGAAAATAAAAAAAAGACTCTTATGATAACAGGAGCATCAGGATTTATAGGAACAAACTTTATAGAAAGATACAAAGAAAAATATAACATAGTTCCTGTAGATTTATTAAAAGTAAAACCTGAAGAGATTGAATTTAAAGATGTAGATACAGTACTTCATTTAGCAGCTTTGGTTCACCAGATGAATGGAGCACCAAGAGAGAAATACTTTGAAATAAATACAGAATTAACAAGAAAAATAGCAGAAGCAGCAAAGAAGAATAAAGTTAAGCATTTTGTTTTTTACAGTACAGTAGCTGTTTATGGAACTCATGGAAGTCTTAATGAAAAGTTAATATTAACTAAAGAATCAAAAGTAAATCCTAAAACACCATATGCTCAAAGTAAATGGGAAGCGGAAAAAATCTTGAAAAATTTAGAAAATAGCAATTTTAAAATATCAATATTAAGACCTCCAATGGTATATGGAGAAAATTGTCCTGGAAATATGAAAAGATTAGAAAAACTAGTAAAAATATTTCCAATACTTCCATTTGGTAATGATGAAAACAAAAGAACATTAGTACATATAGATAAATTATTAGAAATAACTAAAGATGTGATAGATAAAGAAATAATAGGAATAATTATACCTAAAGATGATAAAGATATATCAATAAAAGAGATATTAGAATATATATTTAAAGAAAAAAATAAAAGAAGAATATTAATCAAATTTCCTAAATTTATGAGAAATATTTTATATAAAATAACTCCTGAAATGATTGAAAGTTTATATGGAGATTTAAGATTTAAATAAAATTAGTATTGGAGAGAAGGATGAATGTATTATTTTTACTTCCAAGATATTCTGAAAATATTAAGGATTCAACATTAGAAAAAGAATTAGTAAAAGAATTTTCAAATCAAGGAAATAAAGTTATTGTAGCAACTATCTTAGAAGAAGGAGAAACTTATTTTAAAGAGTTGGAAAATATAAAATTACTGAAAATAAGTTGTGGAAAATACTATTCAAAGGAAACAACTAAGTTAGACAAAGGTATGACAATATTAAAAATACCATTTTTATTTTCTTTGAAAATAAAAGAAAGAATAAATGAAAAAATAGATTTAATAATTTTATCAACTCCTATGTTTAATAATCCTTTTTTAATAAAAAAATTGAGAGATTATTTTCAATGTGAAGTTTTATTAATAATTTGGGATATTTTTCCACAAAATGCAATAGATTTAGGAATTATTAAGAATAAGTTTTTAATAAAATATTTTGATAGTAAATATAAAAAAGCATTAAAAATTTCGGATTATATAACAGTTATGTCAGAAGGAAATAAAAAATACATAAAAAATATATTTAGAATAGAAGATAAAAAAATTATTCTTCTAAAAAATTGGGCGTATATAAAGCCTAAACTAGATATGGATAAAGAAGAAATAAGAAAAAAATATGGATATTCAGAAGAAGATTTTTTAGCTATATTTGGTGGAAATATGGGAAAACCACAAAAATTAGAAAATATATTATCTTTAGCTGAAAAATGCTTAGAATTACCAGATGTGAAATTTATATTTGTAGGTAATGGTTCAGAAAGGGAAAGGCTGAAGAAAATAGCGATAGATAAAAGATTAAAAAATATTAGGTTTGTAGATCAGCTGCCAAGAGAAGACTATGAAAAATTTACAAGCACTTGTAATATCGGTCTTGTAAGCCTTGATGAAAGATTTACAGTGCCAAATTTTCCTTCAAAGACAACAGATTATTTTAAATTATCGCTTCCAATTTTAGCAAGTTTAGATAAATGTTCAGCAGCAGACTATGGAAAATTTCTTGAAGAAGAGGCAAAAGGAGGAATTTTTGCTGAAGCTGGAAATGTTGAAGATTTATATAAAAAATTTCTAACTTTATACAATAGTAAAGACTTAAGAAAGCAGTTAGGAAATAATGGAAGAGAATATTATGAAAAATATTTAGGAGTAGATAAGGCATATAAAACAATAATGAATATAATAAAAAAAGATTAAGGAGATAGATTTTATGTTTAAAGATAAAGTTTTATTAATAACAGGAGGAACAGGATCATTTGGAAATGCTGTACTCAGAAGATTTTTAAAAACTGATATTGGAGAAATAAGAATTTTTTCAAGAGATGAAAAAAAACAAGATGATATGAGAAAAATATACAATAATCCTAAATTAAAGTTCTATATAGGAGATGTAAGGGACTACAACTCAGTAATAGATGTAATGAGAGGAGTAGACTTTGTATTTCACGCAGCAGCTCTTAAACAGGTGCCATCATGTGAATTTTATCCAGTACAGGCTGTTTATACTAATATATTAGGAACAGAAAATGTTTTAAATGCAGCAATAGCGTCAAAAGTAAAGAAAGTTGTTTGTTTGAGTACAGATAAAGCAGCTTATCCAATAAATGCAATGGGAATGTCAAAAGCGCTTATGGAGAAAGTGATAGTAGCAAAAGGAAGAAATTTAAAAGACGATGAAACTACAATATGCCTTACAAGATATGGAAATGTAATGGCATCACGTGGTTCAGTAATTCCTTTGTTTATAGATCAGGTAAGACATGGAAAACCAATAACAATAACAGATCCAAATATGACAAGATTTATGATGAGCTTAGACCAAGCAGTGGATTTAGTATTATTTGCATTTAAAAATGGAAAGAATGGAGATTTATTTATCCAAAAATCACCAGCAGCAACAATTGAAGTTCTTGCTCATGCAATGAAAAATATATTAGGAAAACCAGAACATGAAGTAAAAATAATAGGAACAAGACATGGAGAAAAACTTTATGAAGTTCTAATGACAAAAGAGGAAAAAGTAAGAGCAATAGATATGGGGGAATATTTCAGAGTTCCAGCAGATGGAAGAGATCTTAATTATTCAAAGTATTTTGAAGATGGACAAGAAGTTATTACTCAAGCAGATGAATATAATTCTCATAATACATATAGACTAAATGAAGAGGAATTAAAGAAGATGATTTTGGAGCTATATGAAATACAGGATGAATTAAAAGAGTTTGGGGTGAAATAGTTATGGAGGTTCTTGTAACAGGTGCAAAAGGCTTTATAGGAAAAAATCTTGTGGAAAGATTATCAAAAATAAATGGAATTGTTATTCATCAATTTGATAAAGAAAATACTATAGATGAAATTGAAGAATATATAGAAAAAATAGATTTTATCTTTCATCTCGCAGGAATAAACAGACCAGAGAATCCAGAAGAATTCTATAAAGGAAATAGAGATACCATAAAAGAACTGATAGAAGTAATAGAAAAAAAAGGATTAAAAATACCAATTCTTGTTACGTCATCAATTCAGGCAGAAAAAAATAATGATTATGGGAAGAGTAAGTTAGAAGGAGAAATTTTCCTAAGAGAATATAGTAAAAGAAATTGTGCGCAAATATATATTTACAGGCTTCCAAATGTCTTTGGAAAATGGTGCAGGCCAAATTACAACTCTGTAATTGCTACTTGGTGTCATAATATAGCAAATAATATAGATATAGCTATATCAGACAGAAATATAAAATTAAATTTTGTGTATATAGATGATGTTGTAAATACTTTTGTTTCTCATTCGCAGAAGCAGGAAGAAGCTAAAGAATATTATGAAATATCAACAGTATATAGTAAAACTCTTGGAGAGATTTCAG
This genomic window contains:
- a CDS encoding glycosyltransferase yields the protein MFLKRVFDILVSFLGIIFFLPLMILTGLIIKFTSSGPVFFKQKRLTIGMKEFTIYKFRSMRTDFDRDAKGIQVKGSSSAITPFGKFIRKTKIDELPQLFNIFIGDMSFIGPRPELPRRLKYYSERDKGIFKVRSGISSPASIVFSDEEYLMNQVLDPEKFYIEQIMPYKIELNLYYVENRTFWNDIYLIIATFLKIINKAKIQWIVKDEILLNKKNEVIEKIGVEY
- a CDS encoding NAD dependent epimerase; this translates as MENKKKTLMITGASGFIGTNFIERYKEKYNIVPVDLLKVKPEEIEFKDVDTVLHLAALVHQMNGAPREKYFEINTELTRKIAEAAKKNKVKHFVFYSTVAVYGTHGSLNEKLILTKESKVNPKTPYAQSKWEAEKILKNLENSNFKISILRPPMVYGENCPGNMKRLEKLVKIFPILPFGNDENKRTLVHIDKLLEITKDVIDKEIIGIIIPKDDKDISIKEILEYIFKEKNKRRILIKFPKFMRNILYKITPEMIESLYGDLRFK
- a CDS encoding glycosyltransferase WbuB; translation: MNVLFLLPRYSENIKDSTLEKELVKEFSNQGNKVIVATILEEGETYFKELENIKLLKISCGKYYSKETTKLDKGMTILKIPFLFSLKIKERINEKIDLIILSTPMFNNPFLIKKLRDYFQCEVLLIIWDIFPQNAIDLGIIKNKFLIKYFDSKYKKALKISDYITVMSEGNKKYIKNIFRIEDKKIILLKNWAYIKPKLDMDKEEIRKKYGYSEEDFLAIFGGNMGKPQKLENILSLAEKCLELPDVKFIFVGNGSERERLKKIAIDKRLKNIRFVDQLPREDYEKFTSTCNIGLVSLDERFTVPNFPSKTTDYFKLSLPILASLDKCSAADYGKFLEEEAKGGIFAEAGNVEDLYKKFLTLYNSKDLRKQLGNNGREYYEKYLGVDKAYKTIMNIIKKD
- a CDS encoding polysaccharide biosynthesis protein, yielding MEKKKISIIGITYVALLFIVYEMMLRITGFSINTAVYGLFAILVFFYSITGNLSFSEEEVNYNTVFINSFIFGIFFMFYKTLTIFTVFIVFSLFQLFIYRLIMKFKEKNKNGTPRIINERSLIKFCIDSLGIILGMIGAFMSKYGLAWEEKLESEYIFTYLGIFLIGYFYTRMNDKSWSYTNILDVLNLICLNSISTIVFLVIIYARIIDDYPVFTVLVSLILSISFQLFCRYLFRLKRFYKSKNRELIPEERVLVYGAGEAGVILAQESMTNPIFPYHIVGFLDDDPKKKDTYIYNIKVLGNRENLEEVIKKEKVSEVLLALPSLHSSDMRNIVDRIKSVGNVEIKTVPTIAEILENRELASQLRKVKIEDLLGRDEIVINDGNIRNLIEGKVIFVTGGAGSIGSELSRQIAKYSPKQLINIDINENSIYFLELEMKRRYPNLELISEICNVREKEKLEILFKKYRPNIVFHAAAHKHVPLMEHNPEEAVKNNIFGTKNVAECADKYRVEKMVLISTDKAVNPTNVMGASKRACELVIQHMNKISKNTKYMAVRFGNVLGSNGSVIPIFRKLLEEGKNLTLTHKDITRYFMTIPEAAQLVIEAGSLGNGGEIFILDMGKPVKIYDLAQTMIKLSNSNVGIDIVGLRPGEKLFEELLYDVNSAIKTENKKIFITKIEDGEVDITQFFESLWRAGQHADGDEIKSIMKKLVVSYKEVSYL
- the capD gene encoding UDP-glucose 4-epimerase — translated: MFKDKVLLITGGTGSFGNAVLRRFLKTDIGEIRIFSRDEKKQDDMRKIYNNPKLKFYIGDVRDYNSVIDVMRGVDFVFHAAALKQVPSCEFYPVQAVYTNILGTENVLNAAIASKVKKVVCLSTDKAAYPINAMGMSKALMEKVIVAKGRNLKDDETTICLTRYGNVMASRGSVIPLFIDQVRHGKPITITDPNMTRFMMSLDQAVDLVLFAFKNGKNGDLFIQKSPAATIEVLAHAMKNILGKPEHEVKIIGTRHGEKLYEVLMTKEEKVRAIDMGEYFRVPADGRDLNYSKYFEDGQEVITQADEYNSHNTYRLNEEELKKMILELYEIQDELKEFGVK
- a CDS encoding capsular polysaccharide biosynthesis protein; the encoded protein is MEVLVTGAKGFIGKNLVERLSKINGIVIHQFDKENTIDEIEEYIEKIDFIFHLAGINRPENPEEFYKGNRDTIKELIEVIEKKGLKIPILVTSSIQAEKNNDYGKSKLEGEIFLREYSKRNCAQIYIYRLPNVFGKWCRPNYNSVIATWCHNIANNIDIAISDRNIKLNFVYIDDVVNTFVSHSQKQEEAKEYYEISTVYSKTLGEISDLIHSFKNNRKTLVIEKVGKGFERALYSTYLSYLPEDNFSYELTEHKDSRGAFVEILRTVDSGQFSISTSKPGITRGNHYHNTKNEKFLVIKGEAIIRFRNIYSDKVIEYPVSDKKLEVVDIPVGYTHNITNTGTGEMILVIWANELFDKENPDTYYLEV